In Halobacterium noricense, the genomic stretch GCCCTTCTCGACGGTGAGGTCCGCGTCCCGGTCGCAGTAGTGACACTGCATACGCCTCCGTTCGGCCCACAGCTACCTGAACCTCACGGCACCGGCACGCTTCTGTCAGTCCTCAGAGCCGCGCGCGGAAGTCGGCGTACGCGGCCTCGTCGAGTCCCGTCCTCCCGAGTTCGCGGCCGTGGGCGTCGCTGCCGCCCGCGGGGAGGAGGTCGTACTCGTCGATGGCGGCCTCGACGAGTGCGCGGCCGTCCTCGTCGGGAGCCTCGCCGACGGGGCGGTCGTAGGGGTAGTGGAGTTCGACGGCGTCGAGCGCGTCGCAGCGCGCGAGCGCGGCCTCGGGGTCGGGATACCGGAGCGGGTGTGCGAGGCCGACGACGCTACAGGCTTCGGTGAGGAGTTCGACGCCCGTCTCGAAGTCCGGGACGTCGCGGGCGACGAAGCACGGGCCGTCGTTGCCGATGAGGTCCGCGAAGACCGCGTCGGGCGTGTCGTAAGCGGTGTCGGGGTGGGCGACGACGCTGCGGGCGATGTGCGGGCGGCCCAGTCCCTCGCGGGGTTCGACGTCCAGTGAGACGCCGAGTTCGGCCTCGACGCTCTCGATGATGGCGCGGCCGCGAGCGACGCGGTCGCGCTGGATGCGGTCGGTCTCGGCGACGAGCGCGTCCGTGGGGGTGACACCGTAGCCGAGGAGGTCGAGGCGCTGGTCGCCAGTCGCGACGCGGAGTTCGATGCCGGCGACGACTTCGACGCCGGCGCGCTCGTCGACGGGCGCGTCGAAGCCGGGGTGGATGCGGTCGTGGTCGGTGACCGCGACGGCGCTGACGCCGGCCTCGCTGGCGGCCGCGGGCACCTCGTCGAGCGTGAGCGTGCCGTCGGAGTGCTGCGTGTGGACGTGGAGGTCCGCGTAGACCATACTAGGACGCCGGGACGCCGGCACCTAAACGAACTGGTGTGACTCTCCCTGCCATACAATCGTCCTTAGACAAATTAAATTCTTCATTATCGTTCATGGGTAACGTACTTGTGTATCGTGAAAGTTCGTGATGTTAATGACGCTCCGAGAGACCGCCGACGTCCTCGCATCGCAGAGCTACCCGCTGACCGCCGACGAGCTGGCCGACGCCATCGGGGACCACGAGCTCGCCCACCCCGACGGCAGCGAGAGCCTCGAATCCGTCATCGAGCGCACCGGCGAGACGCGCTTCGAGGACGCCCAGGACGCGACGTTCGCGGTGTACAGCGCGCTCGACGCCGACGCGGTCGGCCGCATCGGCTACAGCGACCGCGACCCGACGCCGATGGGGACCGACGGCCCCGGCCAGGTTTCGTTCTAGGCCGACGGTCGTGAACGTCCGTTACATTCATACTACCAAACCACAAAGGATGGGTGTAGTTACCATGTCTATGGGTGCCTATGACGAAGCCGAACACGAACGCCGCGAAGCGAAGACCAACAACGTCGAGGTCGCCGACGACGACACCCGGACGACCTACGAGGGCTCCGTGGAGTTCGAGGACGGCGACTCAGCCGAGGACCTCATCGACCAGTTCCAGCAGCTGCAGTCGAACTAGCCGCCCTGTTTTATCGCGAGCAGCGACCCGGTAGCGACGAGCACGACCGCGGCGACGTGGCCCGCGACGGCGACCACCAGCGGCGGGTGCGTCCAGACGAACGGCAGCATCACGGTCTGGAGCGCGCCGAACGCCAGCGTCCGCCGGTCGACCGCGCGCACCACGGCGGCGGTGTCGGCGTCGAAGTCGTAGGAGAGCGACCGCCAGAGTGCGACGACCGCCGCCCACCAGCCCGTGCCGATGCGGTAGCAGACGTCCCAGAGCACGAGCAGCGCGAACGCCGCGGGGAGCACGGGCGGCCGCTCGCCGAGCAGCGCCGCGAACAGCGTCGCGCCGTCCCGCGGGTCGTAGACGAACAAGTAGGTCAGGAGGGCGACGTACGCGACGACGCCGAGGACGACTTCGATGCTGGACGCGAACAGCAGTCGCCGGTAGCGGACCGGCACGCCGGGGTTCCGAGCGCGACGGCCGATGTCGAGCATGAACGCGCTCCCCGCCGCGGCGACGACGACGGCGGCGGTCCCCGGGATGATAGTACCGGGGAGGTCGTAGGCGAACGCGAGCGCGAGCAACACCGCCTCGAAGCCCGCGAACTGGACGATGACGGCGGTACGGTCCGAGACATCGACGCCGGGAATCGCGCCGACGATGCTCTCGTACACCCACGCCTCACCGTAGACCGCCTGCATCCGCTCGCGGTCGGTGTCACCCATCGACGTCCTCCCCGTACTCTCGGAGCGCGCGCTTGGCGGCGTCCTCGAACGGCGTCAACTCGACGGGAATCACGTCCCTGATGCCGTGGTCGGTGACGACGACGGGGTTCTTCAGGCCGTGAATCAGCGGGTGGGCGACAGACCGAGGCACGTCGGTCACGAGGTCCACCCAGTACGTCGACAGCCGCGGCGAGAGCACGGGGACCGGGAGGACGAGGAGGCGTTTGCCCGCGAGTTCGGCGGTGCGTTCGAGCATCGTCTCGTAGGAGAGCACCTGCGGCCCGCCGACTTCGTACGTCTCGCCCGCCGTCCCGGGGTGGTCGAGGACGCCCACGAGGTAGGCGACGACGTCGCGGACGGCGATGGGCTGGCAGGGCGTACGCACCCACTTCGGCGTCACCATCACGGGGAGTTTGTCGACGAGCTGGTAGACGACGTCGAAGCCCGCGCTCCCCGCGCCGACGATGACCGCGGCGCGCAGCGTCGTGAGGTCGAAGGCGGCGTCCGCGAGCACGGCCTCGACTTCGCGCCGCGAGGCGAGGTGCGGGGAGAGGTCGTCGCCGGTCTCCCCGAGGCCGCCGAGGTAGACCACCCGGGAGACGGCGGCGGCGTCGGCGGCCGCCGCGAAGTTCCGGGCGGCGCGACGGTCGCGCTCGGCGAAGTCGCCGCCCGACCCCATCGAGTGCACGAGGTAGTACGCGGCGTCGACGCCGTCGAAGACGCCCGACAGTGTTTCGGCGTCGAGCAGGTCGCCGGCGACGACGTCGACGCCCTCCGGGGCGTCGTAGCGCTCGGGGTCGCGGACGAGCGCCCGGACGTCGTGGCCGGCGGCGACGAGTTCGGGGACGAGGTGCCCACCGACGAAGCCGGTGGCACCCGTGACGAGCACGCGCATACCGGAATGTGGGCCCGCGGCCGCTTAACTGTCGAGGACGGTCCAGCCGAAAGGGTTTGCCCGCTTGCCCCCAAGTGAGGGTATGAGCGAGCGCTGCGAGGGCTGTGGCGACAGCGTCCGAGTCGCGGGCGGTATCGGCGACATCTGGACGATGGACCCGACGGGCACTGGCGGGATGACCCTCGAATTTACGGACGTTCAGGAGTCGCAGAGCGACTCCTGCACCCCATCAGAAGCGCGAAGCGCTTCTGAGGACGATTCGGAATTCTTCCTCTGTTTCGACTGCATCGACGCGCTCCCCGACGAACCGGGTGCGGGCGACGTGGCCGCGCTCGGCGAGCAGTGAGGTTATCCGAGCGGCCCGCCTGCTTCCGACAGTGAATCCCGAGCGCATCGTCGGGGAGTTCCCCGCCCCCGAGTTCCGCGGCGCCCAGCAGCAGGCCCTGCGGGACGTCCGCGACGCGTTCGACGCGGGCAACGACGTGGTACTGGTGCGCGCGCCCACCGGCAGCGGGAAGAGCCTCATCGCGCGCGCCATCATGGGCTGCGCGCGCCGCGTCGAGGACGCCGACCCCGTCGACCCGACGGGCGCGTACTACACGACCCCGCAGGTCTCCCAGCTGGACGACGTCGCCGAGGACGACCTGCTCGACGACCTCAAACTCATCCGCGGGAAGTCCAACTACACCTGTATTCTGCCGGGCGAGGAGGACACGCCGGTCGACCGCGCGCCCTGCGCCCGCGAGCGCGGCTACGACTGCGCGGTCAAACACCGCTGCCCGTACTTCTCCGACCGCGCCATCGCCTCCTCCCGGGAGTACGCCGCGATGACGCTGGCGTACTTCATGCGCACCGCGGGCTCGGAGGTGTTCCGCAAGCGCGACGTCTGCGTCATCGACGAGGCGCACGGGCTCGCGGAGTGGGCGGAGATGTACGCGACCATCGACCTGAACGAGCACACCGTCCCCGTCTGGGCGGACGTGCGCGTGCCGGACGTGGACGGCGACCCGGACGCCGCGGTGAACTTCGCCGAACACCTCGTGCGGACCTGCGAGAGCGCGAAGGACGAACTGCTCGGACAGGACGAACTCACGCCCGAGGAGGCCGGGAAACGCGACCGCCTCCAGGAACTCATCTCGGAGCTGAACTGGTTCGTGGAGGACTACAAGGACCCCGAGTCCGCGACGACGTGGGTCGTGGATAGCGAGGCGCGAAGCGCCTCGGAACAGTCGAGCGGGCAGCGCCCGCGAGACGCCGACGAGCAGTCGGTGACGGTGAAGCCGATGGACCCCGAGCGCTACCTCAAGCACACGGTGTGGGACCGCGCGAACAAGTTCGCGCTCCTCTCCGCGACGATTCTGAACAAGGAGGCGTTCTGCCGGAGCGTCGGCCTCGACCCGTCGAACGTCGCGCTCGTCGACGTCGAACACACGTTTCCGCTGGAGAACCGCCCGCTGTACGACGTGACGCAGGGGAAGATGACCTACGAGGACCGCGAGCAGACGCTCCCGAAGGTCGCCGAGACGGTGGTGCGCGTGATGGCCCACCACCCCGACGAGAAGGGCATCGTGCACGCCCACTCCTACGACATCGCCGAGAAACTCGCCGGTCACCTGCAGGAGTTCGGGGTCGGCGACCGCGTGCGCACGCACGACTCGGACACCCGGGACGCCGAATTGGAGCGCTGGAAGGAAAGCGACGACCCCGAGGTGTTCGTCGCGGTGAAGATGGAGGAAGCCCTCGACCTGAAGTACGACCTCGGGCGCTGGCAGGTGCTCTGCAAGGCGCCGTTCCTGAACACGAACGACTCGCGGGTGGCCGCGCGGCTCGCGGACGGCCAGTGGGCGTGGTACTACCGGACGGCGCTCCAGACCGTGATTCAGGGCTGCGGGCGGGTCGTCCGCGCGCCCGACGACCACGGCGCGACCTACGTCGTGGATTCGAGCATCCTCGACCTCTTCGACCGCGCGCGCACCGACATGCCGCCGTGGTTCCGCGACCAGGTGGACGCGAGGACGACGCCCGACCTCCCCGAACCCGACGCGGCCGCTGCGCTGGCCGCTATCTCGGGCGGCGTCGACCAGGTGGAACTGACGTACACGTCCAGCCGCGGGTCGAGCACGTCGTCGAGCGCGAGTACGAGCACGAGCGAGCAAAGCAGCGCGAGCGACGACCGTGATAGCAGCGGCGACCGCAGTTCGCGCTCCGGGAGCCCACTTGCGGACGTCTGGGACGCCGAGTAGCTAGAAGAACGAGAGGCCGTAGACGAGCGAGGAGCCCAACATCAGCGCCGTGAGGAAGAGAGCGAGTATCTGGTCTCGCGTCATACCCGAACCGTGGGGTTCGCCCGCCAAAGCCGTACTGGTTACGCGATTCGCGCGTCCAGCACGACGTGCTCGACGCCCGCGCTGTGTGACTTCACGCGCCGTCGTGCCTCGATGTCGACCGAGCGGCCCGCCCGCTCGCAGCCCGCACGGAGCCGCGACTCGGGCCGTTCCCACAGCTCGGCCTCCGGAACGGCGCTGTGGACGTGGAGAACACCGCCAGAGACGAGGTTGTCGAGCGCGGCGTCGAGGTAGCCCGGGCCGCCCTCACTCGTTTCGACCTCGTCGACGGGGCCGCCGCCGAGCGCGTCGTAGTAGCCCATGACGACGCGGTCGGCTTCACTGTCGACTTCGCGGCAGTCCCCGAGCACGCAGTCCAGGTTCTCGCTGACGTCGTTGAGCTGGGCGTTCTCCGCGAGGTAGCGGAACGACTCGGGGTTCTTCTCGACGGCGGTGACAGTAGCGCCGGCGCGCGCCATCGGGAGCGCGAAGTAGCCGATGCCAGCGAACATGTCGAGAACGCGCTCGCCGTCGCCGCTCGCGGGTCCTCCGTTCCCGTCTTCTCGCGGGCTTCGCCCGCTCGAATGGTCCGAGGAACTCCGTCCCTCGCTACTCGCGCATTCCGACGGCTCACTTTGTTCGCCGTCGCGCACGACCTCGCCCATGCGGGCGCGCTCGGCCTTGTTCCCCGGTGCGAACATCACCCGCGAGAGGTCGAGCGCGTACTTCGTGCCGTGCTCGGTGTGGACGGTTTCGGTGTCGCCCGCGCCCGCGACGACGGAGACGTCGGGTTCGCGGTGTTCGCCGTCGATGCCGCCGCGCGCGAGCACGGTGTCGGCCTCGCTGTGGAGGTCCAGCAGCGCATCCCCAACCTCCGTGGGACGCGGGCAGTCGGTGAAGTCAGCGAGAATCACGGTGCCGACGACCGCCCACGACGACGGCGCGCGGTCGCGCTCGGCCTCGCTCCAGCCGCGCTCGCGGAGCAAGTCGTCGAGGCCGGGCGCGCGCAACTCGGGGTCGGACTGCTCGACGACACGCTCGATGGGCGTGTCGCTCGGGCGCGCGGTGACTGGGAGTTCGACGCGCTCGGCGTCGTGTTCGCGGACTTTCCGCGCGTCGTCGTAGACGCCCTCGGCTTCCAGGGCGGCGATGCGGGCTTCAGAATCCGGTTTCGGGACGACGACGGCGAGGTCCATCAGGCCTCGGGGAGGACGTGGAGGCCGGCGCGGGACTTGAACGCCGGGACGGTGCTGGCGTCGGCGTCCACGTAGTCCGGGCGCGGGACGGTCTTGGACTCGTAGGTTTCGGGGTCGAGAATCTGGACGGCGTTGTCGTCCTCGACGGTGACGACGGTGGCGTCCGTGGTGTCGTCTATCGAGCCGAGCTTCCGCGCGTCGGGCGCGTCGCCGTCCTCGTAGCTCGCCTCGTAGGGCTCGCCCGTGGTGACGCGGACGCCCTTGAGGTTGCCGTGGACCGAGCGCACGAGCACTGGGCCGCCGTCGTCGTCCGCGAGGCCGATGACGTCGCCGGGCGTGAACTCGGGGAGGCGGACGGCGTACGTCACGCGGTAGACCTCGTTGCCGTCCTCGTCCTCGGTGACGAGCTTCTCGTGGTCCTCGAAGCTCCCGCCGAACTCCTCGATGAGCTTGCGCGCGAGTTTCAGCCCGATTTTGTTCGTCGAGAGTTTGAGGTCGATGCCGGACTCGGCCTCCGAGACCTCCGTGACGAAGGCGTTCCGGTCGCCCGTGGCCTCCATGTCGGCGACGATTTGGTCGGCGAGTTCGCTCGCGCGCTCGGTCTCCTCGGTGGTCGGGTCGCGGCCGACGGCCCGCACCTGCACGATGGACGCGAACGAGTCGCCCGCGATGCGCCCACACCGCTTGCACGTCTGGCGGCTGACCTTCACCGGGACGACGACCTCCTCGGTCTGGACTTCGTCCCGGACGACGCCCGTGAACAGGCAGTGCATGCGAATCGTGTTCTGGTCGACCTGCTCGGGGCGGACCTCCCAGTCGACGTCCTCGGCTTCGACGTGGACCGCCAGCGCCTCGCTGGTCTCCTCGATGGCGACGTCGGTGTAATCGTCGGCGTCGACGTCCACCCAGCGGTTCCCGCGGTGGACCGCGCCACAGCGCGCGCACACCATCACTTCGATGCGTTCGGGCGCGTCCACGAACTCGAAGTCCTCGAAGTAGCAGGCGTCACACAGCGAGCGCTCGCGGCGGGTGACGCCGTCGCCGTCGGCGTCGATGGCGTCGCCGCAGCGGGGGCAGAACGTGCCTGCGTCAGTCATACACCGCGGTAGGCCGCGCTGCCTGTTAAGTTGCCCGTCGCAGACTCACCGGGCGGTCGGCGGACAGTCCCGCGCGCCAGTTTCACTTTCAATCCGGTGTATACGAGGCTTTATGATGCGGTGGGGACAACCCCTGTGTACATGCCCGAAGCAGACCTCGAGGAACTCCCCGGCGTCGGCCCCGCGACCGCGGAGAAACTCCGAGAGAGCGGATTCGAGTCGTTCCAGAGCATCGCCGTCGCGTCCGCCGGCGAGCTCTCCAACACCGCAGACATCGGCGACAGCACCGCCGCAGACGTCATCCAGGGCGCGCGTGAGGCCGCCGACGTCGGCGGCTTCGAGACCGGCGCGACCGTGCTCGAACGCCGCGAACAGATCGGCAAGCTCACCTGGAATGTCCCCGAAATCGACGAGATGCTCGGCGGCGGCATCGAGACCCAGTCCATCTCGGAAGTGTACGGCGAGTTCGGTGCCGGCAAGTCCCAGGTCACTCACCAGCTCTCGGTGAACGTTCAGCTCCCCCAGGAGCAGGGCGGGCTGCGCGGTCGCGCCATCTTCATCGACTCCGAGGACACGTTCCGCCCCGAACGCGTCGACGACATGGTGCGCGGACTCAGCGACGAGAAGATTCAGGCCGCGATGGACGACCGCGACATCGACGGCACCCCCGACGACGAGGAAGCGATGGAGGCGCTCGTCGCGGAGTTCCTCGACAAGATCCACGTCGCGAAAGGGTTCAACTCCAACCACCAGATGCTCCTCGCGGAGAAGGCCCAGGAGATCGCCTCCGAGTACGAGGACGACGAGTACCCCGTCCGCCTGCTCTGCGTGGACTCCCTGACCGCGCACTTCCGCGCGGAGTACGTCGGCCGCGGCGAACTCGCCGACCGCCAGCAGAAGCTCAACAAACACCTCCACGACCTCGACAAGGTCGGCAACCTCTACAACGCTGCCGTCGTCGTCACCAACCAAGTGCAGTCCAACCCGGACTCCTTCTTCGGTGACCCCACCAAGCCCATCGGCGGCAACATCCTCGGCCACAAGTCCACGTTCCGGATGTACCTCCGCAAGTCGAAGAACGACAAGCGCATCGTCAAGCTCGTCGACGCGCCCAACCTCGCCGACGGCGAAGCCGTCATGCGCGTCCAGGACGGCGGGATTAAGCCGGAATAGCAGTAGCTTTTGCTCTGCGGCGCGGCTTCGCCGCGCCTCGGCAAAAGCTACGCTAAAAGCACTCCTCGCTCCCTACGGTCGCTCGTCGGCCTCCGTTCACTCGCTGCGCTCGTTCACGGAGTGAATCGCGGTGCTCGGGCTTTCCAAGCCGCTCGCACCGCGAATGCTTGGAGTGTTGGTCAAGTAGTAGGACTACAACAGTCGCCGTTTTGTCGCGGAAGAACGGAGAAACGAGCGTATCGGCGAGCAGCGAGCGTTACTCGTCGTCTTCGGTGGTCGTCTCGTCGACGTCGGCTTCGCCCTCGTAGATTTTCGCGCCGTCCTGCACGACCTTCTCGGAGAGCACCGCGCACTTCACGCGCATCGGCGTCACTTCGACGCCGAGCATGTCGAGGACGTCGTCGGTGTCGAGCTCTTTCACTTCCTCGAGGGTCATCCCCGGGAGCTTCTGCGTGAGCATGCTCGCGGAGGCCTGGCTGATGGCGCAGCCGTCGCCGCGGAACGCCACGCGCTCGATCGTCTCGCCGTCGTCTTCGAGCTTCACGTCGAACTCCAGTTCGTCGCCACACGATGGGTTGTAGCCGTCGTGGGAGAACGTCGCGTCGCCGAGCTCGCCGTGGTTCCGGGGGTTGCGGTAGTGGTCGAGAATCTGCTGCCGGTACATGTCCGAGCCCATACTCATATTGAGCGTTCGTAGGGCAGAACGCCGTAAAAACGTTCCGCGGAACGTCACACCAGAGAGAGTCAGCATCCGCGAGTGAGTGGCTCGAAGAGCCCGAACGACGCGGTTCACTGCGCGTGGCGAACGAAGTGAGCGAGCGCAGGCCGACGACCGACCGTAGGGAGGGAGGAGTGCTTTTTCCGCAAGTTTCGCCAGCCGAGCGGGACCGGAGGTCCCGCTGGCCGTGCGAACGGGCGCTCCGCGCCCGTGAGCAGAGAGCGGCGCGTAGCGCCGCCGAGCGCAGCAAAAAGTGCGTGCGCTAGTTGAAAATGTCCCGCGCGGCGTCCAGCGAGTCGACGAGCGCGTCGACTTCCTCCTTCGTGTTGTAGAAGTAGAACGACGCGCGTACGGACGCGGCGATGTCGAGTTTCTGGTGGAGCGGCTGCGTACAGTGGTCGCCGGCGCGGATGGCGATGCCGTGGTCGTTCAGAATCGAGGCGAGGTCGTGGGCGTGGATGTCGTCGACGTTGAACGCGACGACGGCACCGCGGTCGTCGGCGGGCGGGCCGTAGATTTCCACGTCGTCGAACTCGTCGAGGCGCTCGTAGGCGTATTCCGTGACGGCTTCCTCGTGCGCCTGGATGGCCTCCATGCCGACGTCGTCGAGGTAGTCGGCGGCTTCCGCGAGCGCGATGCCCTGCGCGATGAGCGGCGTGCCGGCTTCGAACTTCCACGGGAGGTCGTTCCACGTCGTCTCTTCGAAGGAGACGCGCCGAATCATGTCGCCGCCGTAGAGGAACGGCTCCATGTCCTCGAGAATCTCGCGCTTGCCGTAGAGGCCGCCGATACCGGTCGGACCGGCCATCTTGTGGCCGGAGAAGACGTAGAAGTCGACGTCGAGTTCCTTCACGTCGACCGGGCGGTTCGGAACGGACTGCGCGCCGTCACCGAGAATGAGCGCGTCCTGCTCGTGGGCGAGGTCCGCGAGTTCGCGCATCGGGTTGACGGTGCCGAGGACGTTCGAGGCGTGCACCACGGAGACCATCTCGACGTCCTCGTCGATGAGTTCCGCGGCGTGGTCCATGTCGAGGTAGCCGTTCTCGTCGACGCGGATGTAGCGGACCTCCGCGCCGACCTTCTTCGCGATTTCGCGCCACGTCACGAACGACGAGTGGTGCTCCATCTCCGAGAGCACGACCGCGTCGCCCTCCGAGAGCTCGTTGAGCCCCCACGCGTACGCCACGAGGTTGATGGACTCGGTGGTGTTCTTCGTGAAGATCATCTCCTCGCGGCCGTCCGCGCCGACGAAGTCGGCGAGGCGGTCGTGGGCCTCCTCGTACGCGATGGAGGCTTCCTGGCTGAGCTGGTGGATGCCGCGGTGGACGTTCGCGTTGTACCCGCGGTAGTAGTCCGAGAAGACGTCGACGACCTGCTCGGGCGTCTGCGTCGTCGCCGCGTTGTCGAGGTAGACGAGCCGCTGGCCGTCGCTGACCTCCCGGTCGAGGATGGGGAAGTCGGCCCGGATGGCGTCGACGTCGAGGGGGTCCTGCTCGGTGGCTTCCATTACGGTCGGATAGGGGGCGCGGACACTATTGTTCTTCGGTGCCGGGAGACCTGCCGGTATCGCTGACGCCAGAAAACGGGAATTAGAGACGCATGAACTGCGCGTGCACGGTGCCGTCGAGGTCGAGGACGTTCGCTTCCTCGACGTGGCCCTCCTCGATGGCGAGGTCGACGACCTCGACGCCGACGAGGTTCGCGACGTTCGCGCGGGCCAGTGACTCGCGGACGGCGTCCGGGTCGACGGTCTCGCCGCCGTAGAACTCCTCGTTCACGGTGAACTCCGTGTCGCCGTTGGCGAACGTCTCCCCGAGGACGTCCGGGTCGCAGGCGGTGACGAGGAGGCCGCGGTCTGTCTGTCGTTCGCTGAGTATCATCACTCGCGCTCGACGAGGTCCCGCTCCTGGGCCTCCCGGATGTCTTCGGCTTGCTCGGCGACGGCCTGCGCCTCCTCGTCACGACCGAGCGCTTCGAGGGCGCGCTGCTTCTCCTCGTAGACGTCGGCCTGCTGGAAGCCCAGCCGGACGGCGTTGTTCAGCGCGTCGAGGGCCTGCTCGTGGCGGCTGCGCTCGTTCTCGATGAAGCCGAGGTTGTACCACGCCTGCGGGAGGCGGTCGTTCTTCCGGACGGCCTCCTCGGCGTGCTCGTAGGCTTGCTCGTCCTCGCTGAACTCCCAGAGTGCGTACGCGAGGTTCGTGTGCGCTTCCGCCTCGAAGTCGCCGTCCTCGGCGACGAAGATTGCTTCGCGGTGCGCGCCGACGGCCTCGTCCCACTCCTCCATCTGGCCGTGCGCGATGCCCTTGTTCACCCACGCCTCCTGTTCGACGTCCTCGTCGTCGGTGAAGCGCGCGGCGCGCTCGAAGGCGTCGGCGGCCTGCTCGTGGCGGTTGATGCCGAGGTAGCTGAGGCCGACGTCGATGAGTTCGTCGGCGTCGACGTCGTCGTTCTGGACGACGCGCTCGTCCAGGGAGTCGCTGACGACGCGGCTGTCGACGGGGTCGACGCTGGACGGGTCGTCGACGGAGAGCTCCGGCGGGTCGAGGTCGAACCCCTCGTAGGGCTCGTCGAAGCCCTGCCCCTCGGAGAACTCGTGGTCGTCGGGTGCCTCGGGCGGCTCGGGCTCCTCTCGGTCAGTCATACACGCGTCTAGCGCGGCCGGGAGGTTAAGGGCAACGCACCGAGAACGGCCGGTATGCGGCTGTTCGTCAGTGTCGACCTCCCCGACCGGCTCGCCGACGACGTCGCGGCCCTGCAAGCCGAGTTCGCCGACGCCGAGGGATTGGACTTCGTGGACTCGACGCAGACGCACGTCACGATGAAGTTCCTCGGCGAGGTCGAGGACGCCCGCGAGGACGAACTCGCGGCCGCCCTGGAGCACGCGGTCGATGAGAGCGGCGTCGAGCCCTTCGACGCGGAACTCGGCGGGCTCGGCGTGTTCCCGAGCCTCGACTACATCTCCGTGGTGTGGCTCGGCGTCGGCGACGGCAGCGCCGAACTCGCCCAGTTGCACGAGGCCATCGAGACGGAGTTCGTCGAGGAGCACGGCTTCGAGGCCGAGGAACACGACTTCACGCCCCACGTCACGCTCGCGCGGATGAAACACGCCGGCGGGAAGGAACTCGTTCAGGACCTCGTGCGCGACCGCCACCCCGAGGTCGGGACGATGCGCGTCGCCGA encodes the following:
- a CDS encoding 60S ribosomal export protein NMD3, coding for MTDAGTFCPRCGDAIDADGDGVTRRERSLCDACYFEDFEFVDAPERIEVMVCARCGAVHRGNRWVDVDADDYTDVAIEETSEALAVHVEAEDVDWEVRPEQVDQNTIRMHCLFTGVVRDEVQTEEVVVPVKVSRQTCKRCGRIAGDSFASIVQVRAVGRDPTTEETERASELADQIVADMEATGDRNAFVTEVSEAESGIDLKLSTNKIGLKLARKLIEEFGGSFEDHEKLVTEDEDGNEVYRVTYAVRLPEFTPGDVIGLADDDGGPVLVRSVHGNLKGVRVTTGEPYEASYEDGDAPDARKLGSIDDTTDATVVTVEDDNAVQILDPETYESKTVPRPDYVDADASTVPAFKSRAGLHVLPEA
- a CDS encoding DUF5786 family protein yields the protein MSMGAYDEAEHERREAKTNNVEVADDDTRTTYEGSVEFEDGDSAEDLIDQFQQLQSN
- a CDS encoding helicase C-terminal domain-containing protein, which encodes MNPERIVGEFPAPEFRGAQQQALRDVRDAFDAGNDVVLVRAPTGSGKSLIARAIMGCARRVEDADPVDPTGAYYTTPQVSQLDDVAEDDLLDDLKLIRGKSNYTCILPGEEDTPVDRAPCARERGYDCAVKHRCPYFSDRAIASSREYAAMTLAYFMRTAGSEVFRKRDVCVIDEAHGLAEWAEMYATIDLNEHTVPVWADVRVPDVDGDPDAAVNFAEHLVRTCESAKDELLGQDELTPEEAGKRDRLQELISELNWFVEDYKDPESATTWVVDSEARSASEQSSGQRPRDADEQSVTVKPMDPERYLKHTVWDRANKFALLSATILNKEAFCRSVGLDPSNVALVDVEHTFPLENRPLYDVTQGKMTYEDREQTLPKVAETVVRVMAHHPDEKGIVHAHSYDIAEKLAGHLQEFGVGDRVRTHDSDTRDAELERWKESDDPEVFVAVKMEEALDLKYDLGRWQVLCKAPFLNTNDSRVAARLADGQWAWYYRTALQTVIQGCGRVVRAPDDHGATYVVDSSILDLFDRARTDMPPWFRDQVDARTTPDLPEPDAAAALAAISGGVDQVELTYTSSRGSSTSSSASTSTSEQSSASDDRDSSGDRSSRSGSPLADVWDAE
- a CDS encoding PHP domain-containing protein, giving the protein MVYADLHVHTQHSDGTLTLDEVPAAASEAGVSAVAVTDHDRIHPGFDAPVDERAGVEVVAGIELRVATGDQRLDLLGYGVTPTDALVAETDRIQRDRVARGRAIIESVEAELGVSLDVEPREGLGRPHIARSVVAHPDTAYDTPDAVFADLIGNDGPCFVARDVPDFETGVELLTEACSVVGLAHPLRYPDPEAALARCDALDAVELHYPYDRPVGEAPDEDGRALVEAAIDEYDLLPAGGSDAHGRELGRTGLDEAAYADFRARL
- a CDS encoding DUF5789 family protein; this encodes MTLRETADVLASQSYPLTADELADAIGDHELAHPDGSESLESVIERTGETRFEDAQDATFAVYSALDADAVGRIGYSDRDPTPMGTDGPGQVSF
- a CDS encoding DUF7530 family protein produces the protein MGDTDRERMQAVYGEAWVYESIVGAIPGVDVSDRTAVIVQFAGFEAVLLALAFAYDLPGTIIPGTAAVVVAAAGSAFMLDIGRRARNPGVPVRYRRLLFASSIEVVLGVVAYVALLTYLFVYDPRDGATLFAALLGERPPVLPAAFALLVLWDVCYRIGTGWWAAVVALWRSLSYDFDADTAAVVRAVDRRTLAFGALQTVMLPFVWTHPPLVVAVAGHVAAVVLVATGSLLAIKQGG
- a CDS encoding NAD(P)H-binding protein; translated protein: MRVLVTGATGFVGGHLVPELVAAGHDVRALVRDPERYDAPEGVDVVAGDLLDAETLSGVFDGVDAAYYLVHSMGSGGDFAERDRRAARNFAAAADAAAVSRVVYLGGLGETGDDLSPHLASRREVEAVLADAAFDLTTLRAAVIVGAGSAGFDVVYQLVDKLPVMVTPKWVRTPCQPIAVRDVVAYLVGVLDHPGTAGETYEVGGPQVLSYETMLERTAELAGKRLLVLPVPVLSPRLSTYWVDLVTDVPRSVAHPLIHGLKNPVVVTDHGIRDVIPVELTPFEDAAKRALREYGEDVDG
- a CDS encoding DUF7561 family protein, with amino-acid sequence MSERCEGCGDSVRVAGGIGDIWTMDPTGTGGMTLEFTDVQESQSDSCTPSEARSASEDDSEFFLCFDCIDALPDEPGAGDVAALGEQ
- a CDS encoding class I SAM-dependent methyltransferase gives rise to the protein MDLAVVVPKPDSEARIAALEAEGVYDDARKVREHDAERVELPVTARPSDTPIERVVEQSDPELRAPGLDDLLRERGWSEAERDRAPSSWAVVGTVILADFTDCPRPTEVGDALLDLHSEADTVLARGGIDGEHREPDVSVVAGAGDTETVHTEHGTKYALDLSRVMFAPGNKAERARMGEVVRDGEQSEPSECASSEGRSSSDHSSGRSPREDGNGGPASGDGERVLDMFAGIGYFALPMARAGATVTAVEKNPESFRYLAENAQLNDVSENLDCVLGDCREVDSEADRVVMGYYDALGGGPVDEVETSEGGPGYLDAALDNLVSGGVLHVHSAVPEAELWERPESRLRAGCERAGRSVDIEARRRVKSHSAGVEHVVLDARIA